GGGCTAGTATCCGAGTTTTCTGGCGAGATTCAGGCCCCAGTTCGTGCAGAATATACGCTGTGGTCAGCAGCTTTGCTGCGGACGCAGGCAGTTGTCCATGATCTGCCTGCACGCTCAGAGTGGGCCTGCCCTTTTGCATATCCTGAATCAGGATACTCCATTGGCCGTCGCCAAACTGGGGGTTTGCGTCCTTGTGGCCGGTAGCGGCGACAGCGGGTATAAGCCAGAAAAACGGCAACATCCCGACAAAAAAACGCCGCCATAGCCGACCTCCATCCCCTTTCCACTGCCGCCCATCCGAACGCATCGTACGCTCCAATTTCTACTTATATGAAACTATTAGACTTGTCCCTACATAGGGTCCGATCCCGACATGGACTCCTGACGATCTGTAAACAGGACCGCTGGCATGCGCAGCGCCAGCCACAAACTAGGTAGTGCCGCAGCAAACGCCAGTAGAAAGAATTCCACAAATCCCACTTGTGCTGCAAGAAAACCGCTGAATCCGCCGACAACCGTGGCTGCCACGGACATCAGGGCGGAGCCAATAGCAAAATGCGTTGCCTGGTAATCCCCCTGACAACGCTGCATAAGGAAGACCATCAAAACGGCAGTGCCGAGACCCGCCGCAGCCTGCTCAAAGGCCACTGTGACACCTACCCACCACACAGAGGGTGTCACCCAGGCCAGCCACGCATAGGCCGGAATCGCCAGGGATTGGATCAAAGTCAACGGCAGCAATGCATGGCGCAACCCCCAGCGGGATATGATGATACCGCCCAGCAAAGCGCCTCCGATAGTCGTCACCGTCCCTACTGTTCCGGTGAGAATGCCGCGCGCCACGAGGCCGTAGCCCAAATGACTGAGAAACGGAGTCACCATCGCCGCCATCATGGCGTCGCCCGCGCGAAAAAGCAGGATAAAGGCCAGTGCCCAAAGAATCCCTGGTTGCTGCATGTAGGTGGTGAAAGCTTCGCGCGCGGCGTGCCAATGGCGTCCTTTGTGGCTTGTGGACGGGGGCGATGGCGGCAGTGCGCGCTGATGAAAAGCCGCCAATCCCCATATCATCGCCGCCGCAGTTAAAAAACAGGCGATCCAGGATATCCACCCGGCGATAATAACCAGCACGCCGTTTCCAACCAGCATGGCAACCCGATAGGCTGCAACCCGCAATCCGGAAAAAGCCGCCTGATCGGATGGGCTAAGTGTCTGGATATAATACCCGTCTACGGACATATCATGGGTGGC
This sequence is a window from Acidithiobacillus ferridurans. Protein-coding genes within it:
- a CDS encoding MFS transporter is translated as MRKKFKTFRWISSTYYAEGLPYSLVQQVSVQFFTYAGASLQVIGLLSFFGLPWNLKLFWSPLIDLFADKKRWLVVMEIVLGGVAALLIWPAQHLNLDLAAKIFMLMAFLSATHDMSVDGYYIQTLSPSDQAAFSGLRVAAYRVAMLVGNGVLVIIAGWISWIACFLTAAAMIWGLAAFHQRALPPSPPSTSHKGRHWHAAREAFTTYMQQPGILWALAFILLFRAGDAMMAAMVTPFLSHLGYGLVARGILTGTVGTVTTIGGALLGGIIISRWGLRHALLPLTLIQSLAIPAYAWLAWVTPSVWWVGVTVAFEQAAAGLGTAVLMVFLMQRCQGDYQATHFAIGSALMSVAATVVGGFSGFLAAQVGFVEFFLLAFAAALPSLWLALRMPAVLFTDRQESMSGSDPM